The Aspergillus nidulans FGSC A4 chromosome VII nucleotide sequence CGTGAGGCTGCCACTGGTCAAACTGCTCTGGTCCGTGAGCACGGTTTCGATTCATTTACTTAGCGCCTCCCTCCCTGCCCCAGAGTTCTTGGAGTGATTTCCGAATTTCATTTCAACAGACTATATTCATCAGAATGAAATTCTCTGACTCTACTACCTGACACCAAAAAGTCGAGCTTTAATTCATCTCACTGTTGTCTCCTGTGCTGGCTTTGACTCGGCTTTCCAGGGCATTCGAGCGTCACAATGGCCCTCGGTGTACCTCGCGGTCGACATGCAATGGCAATAAGTGCCGTCTTCACCTGTCTAGCCACCGCGCTCGCAGCAATCCGCATATACACACGAGCCTTCATGGTGAAACAAATGGGGTCGGATGATTGGACAATCATCATATCTCTCGTATGTTACGTGCCTCGGCATAAGCCAGGTCGTCAGGAAGAGATCCCACTAACATTATGCACACAGGTTTTCAGTTGGGCTTTCTTCGGTATCTTTGTCGGCGGTTTGTTCCCATTTTCTGAATCCCGAACACGCTCCAAGCTCCAGTGCATAATTGATACTTACTTCTCCGCCACCAGAAACCGCCTATCTCATGGGAGAGCATCAAGAACTGATTCCGTCTGACATATTGGAAAAGCAGATGATCGTACGTGCCGCGGATAACAAATGGATTTCCGGTACCTGCTGGTTCTGCAACGCTAACAGTGTTATTCATCATTGCAGTGTTTTTGGGCCTCCGTCCCCATATATCAAGCCAGCCTGATCACCACAAAAGCATCAATCCTTTTGCAGTACAAGCGCGTTTTTGCTACGCGGGGAATGCACATAGCAAATTGGATCCTGATCGGATTCGTCGGGGTATGGGGAACTTGGACGTTCGTTAGTGCGTGGCTCAATTGCGTCCCAGTCGCAAGATTCTGGGACCCTACTATTGATGGCTATTGCTTGGATCAGAAGGCCCTATGGTTCTCCAATTCCGCAATCCATATTTTTACCGACATCGTCCTCCTTATTTTCCCTATGCCGGTGCTCAGAAACCTCCAGCTACCACGGCGGCAGAGGCTCGCCCTTATGGCAGTCTTCGCACTTGGCGCTTTGTATGTCCATACCCACTTCGCTTCTACAGTAACTGACTAGTCCTTAGTGTGCTTGTCACCAGCATCCTTCGTCTGAAAAGCCTTTTGGTAATATCAGACTCCGACGATCCAACCTGTGGGTTTACTCCAGTCACCCTCTTGACCATGTCTTAAAACGAGAAACGACTAATAGCTTCTAGACGACAACGTAGGAGCAGCAACTTGGTCCGCGATCGAGTGCAATGTTGCCATTATTTGCGCTTGTCTTCCCGCAACACGTGCCTTCATCTCAAAGCTTATCCCCCGTTTCTTCTCAACCGAGAAAAGCAAGAGCACTACAAACCACTACGGCCGAAGTCGGAGCATGAACTTGCCTGGCTTCCAGGCCTCTGTTGCAGGCGGAAACGAAACCTCACACGGTTATAGTATGAATACGTTTCCAAAACGGTCCGATAAAGCCAAAGACGgtctttcctcctcgccgccgACGGAGATCAAAGTCACTACAAAAATTTCGCAGGAATCCGTGGTAACACGGCAGCAAGATGAATTTTCTAGTCTGAAGGGGCTGATTAGAGATTAGAACCTTTCTGTTTGTGTGGTTGTTTCTCTCCTCGGCGCAGGCGACcttcatttctttcctttcatttctttcctttcctccttctcttttttttctcccctTAGTACTTTCTTATCTCAGCGTTTGATACCACGATACCACCATTTTCATCTTTTGATTAGTCTTACTGGCATGCTCAACCCGGCTGAGCCCGATCTATACCCCCCTCTCGACCGAATCTTTACTTGGTCTCTAATTCCTCTTCTCATTCTTGTATACGATGGTACGAACGGGGGCTGGCAACCATATGTGTTATAGACTATGTGATGATAGCAGCAGACAAACATGAGCCTTGTTTGCGGCCTGGCGTACTCTGATCAGTCTAAAATGAGGGAAAGGGAGAGTTGAGGTTGAAACGAATACGAACCACCCTACTAGTCCCATGATATTTTGAATTTACGTTGATTGCGGGCTAGCGCCAGGGTCTAAGAGACATAAAGATCTACATTATGTACAGCTTAAGGTGTGTGGGTAGATATCAAAGAGGGGATAAGAAAGAACTCCAGCAGCAAAGGAGAAACAGATAATGGAATGACACCCACCATAGTCCGGATCGACAagaggcaagaagaacaagagcaggTAAGAATCAGTTTACTCCCATACATTAGAAAACAAGTCATCAGATCCGCTAAACCCGCCTGCCGGTTTAGGTGGAGCGTTTACATTAGTGGTACTCGTAGAAGAGATAGGGGCCGCACTCGCCCAGCCGCCAAAATCTTCGTCCTCCGCAACAGTGGGTGGGGTTGGCttagatgctgctgctgacggGGCACCCCAGCCAGCGCCGACGTCGTTGGCGGTTAAAGTGTCCGGAAGTTTCATCATGGAGGATGGCTGAGGGGCAGCTGGTGCAGCAGGCTCAGGGGTGCTCCATGCGTTGGAGCCCCAAGGGTCGATGGCAGCGGCGCTGAGAGTAGGAATGGAGGTTGTCGTGGTTAATGGCTGAGGCGGTGCTACTGGTTTGggagctggctggctgaggtTGAATGCAGAGCTTATGTCTGGCTGGGGTGCTGCCACTGGCGGCGGTGAGCGCGCAGGTGGCGGGATGGGGGCTGCAGAGATCGGAGGGGAGGACAGTCCAAAGAGGTCGTTGGAAAGCGATGCCGATGGAGGGTTCGCCttgggtggtggtggagacTGGAAGCTAGAGAACCCGAAGTCGTTGCTGTTAGATGATATCGATGTAGTGCGCGATTGAGGCTTCGCGGAGGGAGCAGTAGGAGATGTGAGGCTATCAAACAAACCACCGCCTGTGCTTCCAATTGAGGCCGTAGGCGATGTCACCTTGGGCGCTGCCGGAGCTGACTTGGAGTTGGCGAAGCTCGTCAGACCTGCAAAGGGAGATGGCTTTTCTGCAGGCCTCTGAGCCGGGGGGGAGGTGGGGAAGCTCAGTCCACTAAAAGCGTCGGTCAATCCTCCAAGGTTAGATGAAGATGTCGATtgtgggggaggggaagcTAGATCGCCAAACGAAGAGGTGCGCTCATGCGCCGTAGGCTGCGGCTTGGAGTAGAGGGAAAGAATAGACTGCTTCAGGTCAGGTCTAGACATCCCGCCCGCCGGCGTTGACGCGACACTAGCGGGGCGACTATTCGCTGCCGGCTGTGCACTTCCAAAGAAATCGAGACCGAGCAAGGAATCGCCGGGCCGTGTGGGTTTCGGTGCAGCCTGCGGCTGCTTGGGGGGAGCTCGAATTGAGGGCTCTGTGGTGCTGGGACGGACCGGAGGAGCGACGCCGTCATCGTCAAAAAGGTCAATGGACGCCTGAGGGCGATGCTGCACTGCTGGCTGCCTGGCCGGAGCGACCCTCTGCGAAGCGGAGCGTTCGATCTTCGCTTTTTCTTGGACAACTGCTAGGGGCTAGAAATAGTTAGCTATAGATTGCGATTGCTGAAATTACAGGCGATAACTAACaacatcatcgtcgccggCATCCAATGTCGAAGGATCAGGCATCGGGCCGTCCATGACCCAGCGTTTGGATTCATATTTAGTCCTGATAAAGTTCTCTATCTTTCTGCTCATTGTCAGTTGCAGCTCATGGATAGCTCATATGCATAGACTCTACTCACGCTTCTGGCGGAACATGCCCGGGGGCCAACTTCGCCTCCCAGTATCTATCCCAGTATGTTAGTCCACCAGATATATAAACTCAATACTGCGGGAGACTAACTTATTCGCTCTGGCATTTCCCCAACGTACTACACTTTGGAGTTGTTCGTCGGTCCACGCATCAAGGTCCACAGATTTCACTCGGCTGATATGGGTGCCCATGCCCCTATGTATGCCCGAACAACGAATACAGATAAATATTCCCAGGTTCCAGGAGGCCCATCGCGGATCTAAGCAGAGTTTCGTTAGAGGACGTTTAGAGACAACACGACGCGATTGAAGGGATGACAGTAGACACAGGGGCACTTACGTTTGTTGCGTTTACAATCAGCGCATACCTTGTTGGGCTCGAGTTTCAAGAGAGCTTTGATAGTCTGTTGATTTTGGGCCGCCTGGGCGGGATTTGGACGACGAGACATAACCGGTCAATATACCACAATCTGCTGTAATGACTGGAGGGAAATTGGGAGGGTGAAGAGAAtaggggaaggaagaagaaggataggGTCTGACAGCAAGAAGTGGATGGAGGATGGAGCAGCCTGGAGATTATTCACAAGTGGCGGTTCCGGTGCGGTGTCGGGTTCGGGGTCGTGCGCCTGATTCCTGAGGCACCAAGACACTACCCCAGTACTAAATGATGGCACGTGATATCTTGCCTTCTTGCTGCTCGAGCTCATTACTGTTCTGAGACGTTGGTCACTCAAGACCCAAAGCGCAACTTACTAGGGGAAGTTCTGAGCAATGCTGGCTAGATACGGTCTATGGTATGTGTTGTACGGGACTGCAGACTCAAGGCGTCTCTATTCGACACCATTGAGAAAGTCTTTCAAACCTCCATCTGCCCAAAGATTTGTACCCTGCTGAACCCCAGTTGTTAAGTTTCTGAGGAAAACAGGCATAAATCCTTGCAAATGTACATCGTGTGCTATAATGACAAACACCTTCGCGGATGCGTCAAAGTCCTGAAGCCTCTTGACTGCTATCTCGGCCTCGTGAGGGAGTGCATTCATCATTGAACTAGCCTCGTAAAGAGGGTTGTTCTATAGTCGACTGAATTCGTTCCATTTCTTGGATGAGCTTTTTCAATGACACTTCCAGGACATGCAGATAGCGGCGGAAGCTGAGGGTCGAAGGCGTCACTGTCCAGTGGAGACGGGTGGATTTCACCCGGAAGAGGTTTTTGGACTGTTGGACGAAACTCTCCAGCGTGGTGTGCGACATTGCCTCCAAGGAATATAAACTCGGTCTCGGAGGTGCGGGCAAGAGCACACATGTGTTCACGAGCTGTACACCGTTAGCTGGTGCATCGTAAACAGGTATGTCTGTGTTCGATTTACTGTGCCCTCCTGAGTACATCAGGAAGAAACTTCGTCGCCGAAGTAGTCGATGGCTGGGAATCCGCCGATTCTCATCGAGGCACCAGAGAAATCAAATTCGATTACCTCACGCCCGTGGAATGCGTCGTCAAGTGTTTCGGCACCCAGGTTCGACGGAAACCCTGGAAATGTGGTCTTATCACTCTTAAACCCAGGCCCGACTATTAAGGCCCTCGACGAAGGGAAGACGAATGAATCTCCAACATGATCGAAATGATGATGAGACCAGATGATAGCATCAATAGACTCGAGCAAAACACCCTTCTCGCGGAGCTGGTCGGCTACCTCCTTTGAGACATCGATGACCACATCCGACTCCTCAAGCAAGCGGGAGACTGTCAGTTGAATCAGCTACCACAGGGAATCGGAGTGTTGTTTACCTACTTGACGGAGGAATCCTTTTTTCCCAAGCCTTCGGTAACCCTATAT carries:
- a CDS encoding putative integral membrane protein (transcript_id=CADANIAT00008590); the encoded protein is MALGVPRGRHAMAISAVFTCLATALAAIRIYTRAFMVKQMGSDDWTIIISLVFSWAFFGIFVGETAYLMGEHQELIPSDILEKQMICFWASVPIYQASLITTKASILLQYKRVFATRGMHIANWILIGFVGVWGTWTFVSAWLNCVPVARFWDPTIDGYCLDQKALWFSNSAIHIFTDIVLLIFPMPVLRNLQLPRRQRLALMAVFALGAFVLVTSILRLKSLLVISDSDDPTYDNVGAATWSAIECNVAIICACLPATRAFISKLIPRFFSTEKSKSTTNHYGRSRSMNLPGFQASVAGGNETSHGYSMNTFPKRSDKAKDGLSSSPPTEIKVTTKISQESVVTRQQDEFSSLKGLIRD
- a CDS encoding stromal membrane-associated protein (transcript_id=CADANIAT00008591), which translates into the protein MSRRPNPAQAAQNQQTIKALLKLEPNKVCADCKRNKHPRWASWNLGIFICIRCSGIHRGMGTHISRVKSVDLDAWTDEQLQSVVRWGNARANKYWEAKLAPGHVPPEAKIENFIRTKYESKRWVMDGPMPDPSTLDAGDDDVPLAVVQEKAKIERSASQRVAPARQPAVQHRPQASIDLFDDDGVAPPVRPSTTEPSIRAPPKQPQAAPKPTRPGDSLLGLDFFGSAQPAANSRPASVASTPAGGMSRPDLKQSILSLYSKPQPTAHERTSSFGDLASPPPQSTSSSNLGGLTDAFSGLSFPTSPPAQRPAEKPSPFAGLTSFANSKSAPAAPKVTSPTASIGSTGGGLFDSLTSPTAPSAKPQSRTTSISSNSNDFGFSSFQSPPPPKANPPSASLSNDLFGLSSPPISAAPIPPPARSPPPVAAPQPDISSAFNLSQPAPKPVAPPQPLTTTTSIPTLSAAAIDPWGSNAWSTPEPAAPAAPQPSSMMKLPDTLTANDVGAGWGAPSAAASKPTPPTVAEDEDFGGWASAAPISSTSTTNVNAPPKPAGGFSGSDDLFSNVWE